From Eubalaena glacialis isolate mEubGla1 chromosome 5, mEubGla1.1.hap2.+ XY, whole genome shotgun sequence, one genomic window encodes:
- the PSAPL1 gene encoding LOW QUALITY PROTEIN: proactivator polypeptide-like 1 (The sequence of the model RefSeq protein was modified relative to this genomic sequence to represent the inferred CDS: inserted 3 bases in 3 codons; deleted 4 bases in 2 codons; substituted 1 base at 1 genomic stop codon): MLWALLLLPSILGATPAGSISGPEKCXKGSAVRHRDLQVATRCGSVGGRHCRSTAWSQPTAKCLPCAVCLDVAAAASNGLNPEAMETDWLWXLMKTPSQESSAKCKGTVDAHGSTILSMLGVAPGSAPAQVXCQPLRRLPATPGPLSEEDTSEVVVPFMANGPLSFQPPRIPVSTGCQDCVWPVTQLQDAVGPKLSNWVEVTTRERCESLGPGLTLLCENYICQLFAPPEQTLRLMPPNETCRKEGFCEELKERAHLAHVAAVDGVPWLALASPRKKGEVQRKAGMPCEVCLQVVQKPDQRLESNSSKVISHAPERVCSVLPAPVVQKCVSLVDAYSPSLVELLTRGTPEKLCTCMRLYGRWGRAWAAHQGPTTLPPPRWEXENQGSFCSGGKWLLGMSAHNLRQQSTRRRILRAFEGVCSILPLALMVQRDHLITDYQPVLIETLGATRDPTALCTKMAYHAPTAALLGTDRSILAPSFWCKSQEAAETCGSAEHCQSHVWKETPSHAGEHA, translated from the exons ATGCTCTGGGCGCTGCTTCTCCTGCCCAGCATCCTGGGCGCCACCCCGGCCGGCTCCATCTCTGGCCCTGAGAAGT GCAAGGGCTCGGCGGTGCGGCATCGGGACCTGCAGGTGGCAACGAGGTGCGGGTCGGTGGGG GGGAGGCACTGCCGCAGCACCGCCTGGAGCCAGCCCACCGCCAAGTGCCTGCCCTGCGCCGTGTGCCTGGACGTGGCGGCCGCTGCCAGCAATGGACTGAACCCCGAGGCCATGGAGACGGAT TGGCTGTGGTGATTGATGAAGACTCCGAGCCAGGAGTCTTCGGCCAAGTGCAAGGGGACGGTGGATGCCCACGGCTCGACCATCCTGAGCATGCTCGGCGTAGCCCCGGGCAGCGCCCCCGCACAGG TGTGCCAGCCGCTGCGGAGGCTCCCGGCCACCCCGGGACCGCTCTCCGAGGAGGACACATCCGAGGTGGTAGTCCCATTCATGGCCAATGGGCCCCTCAGCTTCCAACCTCCACGGATTCCCGTGAGCACAGGGTGCCAGGACTGTGTCTGGCCGGTCACCCAGCTCCAGGATGCCGTGGGGCCCAAGCTGTCCAACTGGGTGGAGGTGACCACAAGGGAGAGGTGCGAGTCCCTGGGGCCGGGCCTGACTCTCCTTTGCGAGAACTACATCTGCCAGCTTTTTGCCCCTCCCGAGCAAACACTGAGGCTCATGCCGCCAAATGAGACCTGCAGGAAGGAGGGCTTCTGTGAGGAGCTGAAGGAACGGGCCCACTTGGCTCACGTGGCTGCTGTGGACGGGGTCCCTTGGCTGGCGCTGGCGTCGCCGAGGAAGAAGGGTGAGGTCCAGAGGAAGGCTGGCATGCCCTGTGAAGTGTGTCTGCAGGTGGTCCAGAAGCCGGACCAGAGGCTGGAATCCAACAGCAGCAAGGTCATCAGCCACGCCCCGGAGCGTGTGTGCTCGGTGCTACCCGCTCCCGTGGTCCAGAAGTGCGTCAGCTTGGTGGATGCCTACAGCCCTTCCTTGGTGGAACTCCTGACCAGAGGCACCCCAGAGAAGCTGTGCACATGCATGCGGCTGTATGGCAGATGGGGGCGGGCCTGGGCAGCCCACCAGGGTCCTACGACACTGCCACCGCCCCGCTGGG AGGAGAACCAGGGCAGCTTCTGCAGTGGAGGCAAGTGGCTGCTCGGCATGTCCGCCCACAACCTGCGGCAGCAGAGCACCAGGCGCCGCATCCTGAGGGCCTTCGAGGGCGTCTGCAGCATCCTGCCGCTGGCCCTCATGGTACAGCGCGACCACCTCATAACCGATTACCAGCCCGTGCTCATCGAGACCCTCGGGGCGACGAGGGACCCCACGGCCCTGTGCACGAAGATGGCCTACCACGCTCCCACGGCAGCGCTGCTGGGCACCGACCGGAGCATCCTGGCACCGAGCTTCTGGTGCAAGAGCCAGGAGGCCGCCGAGACGTGCGGCTCCGCGGAGCACTGCCAGAGCCACGTGTGGAAAGAGACGCCCTCCCATGCTGGAGAGCACGCGTGA